In one window of Methanolobus mangrovi DNA:
- a CDS encoding peptidase U32 family protein: MKLYAPHVGHLEGLEELLNGSKDIYGIYMAGTPDYVGTGRTNLSAPGLEDIAEQTEYAHEKGVKMEIVLNSSCMGGIHLTPEGYNRISWYFKQLNNIGIDSITVAEPYFVEMLAKEYDMEVVVSVLSFVDSPQKAEFYEELGADTIVIDPAVNRDFDKLEAIRDTVSTGLKLLVNEGCLYQCPFRYAHFNFFSHANGPGPKLSVLDDYYYYKCLSLRISDPQQLIKSPWIRPEDLKEYKHITDIFKIGGRTHFPNWILNNVQAYANESYDGNLMDLLDCPKDLKDLFYIPNKELDGAISQWKQCTKVCNKCGYCNRLAEKIIKVYSTEGCENVLKPLKENGGK, encoded by the coding sequence ATGAAACTTTATGCGCCACATGTTGGCCACCTTGAAGGACTTGAGGAACTGCTTAACGGTTCCAAAGACATATATGGGATCTACATGGCTGGCACTCCGGACTATGTGGGCACCGGAAGGACAAATCTCAGTGCACCCGGACTTGAAGATATAGCTGAACAAACGGAGTATGCACATGAAAAGGGCGTCAAAATGGAGATCGTCCTTAACAGTTCATGTATGGGAGGAATACACCTCACCCCTGAAGGATACAACAGGATCAGCTGGTATTTTAAGCAACTCAATAACATCGGAATAGATTCCATAACCGTTGCAGAACCGTACTTTGTGGAAATGCTTGCAAAGGAATATGATATGGAAGTAGTGGTATCGGTCCTTTCGTTTGTTGATTCTCCACAAAAGGCAGAGTTCTATGAAGAACTTGGAGCAGATACTATAGTTATAGACCCGGCTGTTAACCGGGATTTCGATAAACTTGAAGCGATAAGAGATACGGTTTCCACTGGTCTGAAACTTCTGGTAAATGAAGGATGCCTTTATCAGTGTCCTTTCAGATATGCGCACTTCAATTTCTTTTCTCATGCAAACGGACCGGGACCTAAACTGAGTGTACTTGATGATTATTATTATTACAAGTGCCTCTCACTCAGGATAAGTGATCCGCAACAGCTCATCAAGTCGCCGTGGATAAGACCGGAAGACCTTAAGGAATACAAACATATAACGGACATTTTCAAGATAGGAGGAAGAACACACTTCCCTAACTGGATACTTAATAATGTCCAGGCCTATGCGAATGAATCATACGATGGTAACCTCATGGACCTGCTGGATTGCCCAAAGGACCTGAAGGACCTGTTCTATATACCTAACAAAGAACTTGATGGTGCCATATCCCAGTGGAAGCAGTGTACTAAAGTCTGCAATAAATGCGGATACTGCAACAGACTGGCAGAAAAGATTATAAAGGTTTATTCCACAGAAGGTTGCGAAAACGTACTCAAGCCCCTTAAGGAAAATGGAGGCAA
- a CDS encoding sugar phosphate isomerase/epimerase family protein: MILGASSFAGNFSEIASELQSVELYMPKLGVYENSILQQDILESILDELSTLDLQTSLHAPYFADVPTYPKDVVVDTADMGEREFRLIRESIELASKLGSRAIVLHPGRFNHDYEACFNRMVANLKVLADYAGDCGVMLGLENKEGTSTGNMCCNAEELVKAVTAVNSDNLGATFDIGHANLTCGGDRAKLHEFAKKLAPYVIHVHVHDNGGFWTNDYDGDEHLAPGSGIIDYSALKELKGYRGIYNMEVFSIEDVRSGKETIKKALGIV; encoded by the coding sequence ATGATATTAGGTGCTTCATCCTTTGCAGGCAACTTTTCCGAAATAGCTTCTGAATTGCAATCCGTAGAGCTTTACATGCCAAAACTTGGTGTGTATGAGAATTCCATATTGCAACAGGATATTCTTGAGTCGATACTTGATGAACTATCAACATTAGATCTGCAAACCTCGCTTCACGCTCCTTATTTTGCAGATGTTCCCACCTATCCTAAAGATGTAGTTGTTGATACTGCTGATATGGGCGAAAGGGAATTCCGTCTCATCAGGGAATCAATTGAACTTGCATCTAAGCTTGGTTCACGGGCTATTGTCCTGCACCCCGGAAGATTTAACCACGATTATGAAGCCTGTTTCAACAGGATGGTGGCTAATCTGAAAGTCCTTGCTGATTATGCAGGGGACTGCGGGGTGATGCTGGGGCTTGAGAATAAGGAAGGCACTTCAACCGGCAATATGTGCTGTAATGCCGAAGAACTTGTGAAAGCTGTTACAGCGGTCAATTCTGATAATCTGGGTGCGACCTTTGATATTGGTCATGCGAACCTGACCTGCGGAGGTGATCGTGCAAAGCTGCATGAATTTGCAAAGAAGCTTGCGCCTTATGTTATTCATGTACATGTTCACGATAATGGCGGGTTCTGGACCAACGATTATGATGGGGATGAACACCTGGCTCCCGGCTCAGGTATAATAGATTACAGTGCCCTGAAAGAATTGAAAGGTTACAGGGGAATCTACAATATGGAAGTTTTCTCTATTGAAGATGTACGTTCAGGAAAAGAAACAATAAAAAAAGCTCTTGGTATTGTATGA
- a CDS encoding universal stress protein: MKILIPTDGSIYSSNAARVAARIALKHDYELIVLHVVPDKGFSRKTWQKEGADSVISSITDILAEAGCDSDKIETLIEDGSAPEKIVEIAKDRGVDRIVIGTQGKNGLKKLVGSVTEKVLQMSDALVLVVPPNYRV; encoded by the coding sequence ATGAAAATACTCATCCCTACAGATGGTTCCATATATTCCTCAAATGCGGCCAGGGTTGCAGCCAGAATAGCTTTAAAACATGACTATGAGCTAATTGTCCTCCATGTTGTCCCTGATAAGGGATTCTCAAGGAAGACATGGCAAAAAGAAGGAGCGGACAGCGTAATCTCCTCGATAACCGATATTCTTGCGGAGGCAGGATGCGACAGTGATAAAATCGAAACCCTTATAGAAGATGGGAGTGCCCCCGAAAAAATAGTAGAGATTGCTAAAGACAGGGGTGTTGATCGCATAGTTATTGGCACACAGGGTAAAAATGGCCTGAAAAAACTGGTAGGGTCCGTTACAGAGAAAGTATTGCAAATGTCTGATGCACTGGTATTGGTAGTGCCTCCTAATTACAGGGTTTAA
- a CDS encoding DUF5806 family protein, whose translation MAVNKYRKFKKMDNKSYSDVTRFLKETTHLTAREWVVSRMCADFKNLSNQSEMTWIGENLPELVPFMDESYSRQEVSNARSSFKKKVQRSGTTFFYAYYAGLITQEEMLSMIHQMVTDIKKLMDTEGSDIPEEHATEVQMLVAEVLRNINESLDEEY comes from the coding sequence ATGGCAGTGAATAAATATCGTAAATTCAAGAAAATGGATAACAAAAGTTATTCCGATGTAACTCGATTTTTGAAAGAGACCACACATCTTACAGCAAGGGAATGGGTTGTGTCCCGGATGTGTGCGGATTTTAAGAATCTCTCCAACCAGTCTGAAATGACATGGATAGGTGAGAACCTGCCAGAGCTAGTTCCGTTCATGGATGAATCTTATTCAAGGCAGGAAGTTTCAAATGCCAGGTCCTCTTTCAAAAAAAAGGTCCAACGCAGCGGTACTACATTCTTTTATGCATATTATGCAGGTTTGATCACACAGGAAGAAATGCTGTCGATGATCCATCAGATGGTGACAGATATCAAAAAACTCATGGATACGGAGGGAAGTGATATTCCTGAAGAACATGCCACTGAGGTCCAGATGCTCGTTGCAGAGGTACTGAGGAATATAAATGAATCATTGGATGAAGAGTATTAG
- a CDS encoding signal recognition particle protein Srp19, whose amino-acid sequence MKDRGKLVIWPAYIDKTKSRRDGRIISRKSSVEAPTLNEINLAAQKLGLNPEVEADKAYPRSWWEKSGRVLIDDTATKTHLSRRICSAIKEMRS is encoded by the coding sequence ATGAAAGACAGGGGTAAACTGGTCATATGGCCTGCGTACATAGATAAAACAAAATCAAGGCGTGATGGACGTATAATCTCCAGGAAGTCATCAGTGGAGGCTCCGACTCTCAATGAGATCAATCTCGCGGCACAAAAACTGGGGCTCAATCCGGAGGTTGAGGCAGACAAGGCTTATCCTCGCAGCTGGTGGGAAAAAAGTGGCAGGGTACTTATTGATGATACTGCAACAAAGACTCATCTTTCCAGAAGGATATGCTCCGCTATCAAGGAAATGCGTTCTTGA
- a CDS encoding preprotein translocase subunit Sec61beta → MSKKKSSGNGLMSSAGLMRYYEADKKAIHVDPKTVITIGIVIGIAILILDANFGMWPLA, encoded by the coding sequence ATGTCAAAGAAGAAATCCAGCGGTAACGGTCTGATGTCATCTGCCGGCCTTATGCGCTATTATGAAGCTGACAAAAAAGCAATACACGTTGACCCGAAAACCGTGATCACCATCGGCATAGTTATCGGAATTGCTATTCTTATACTTGATGCAAACTTCGGAATGTGGCCATTAGCATAA
- a CDS encoding S-methyl-5-thioribose-1-phosphate isomerase, with amino-acid sequence MRTIDWNDESASIVMIDQTLLPMEYKVIECKTFASLCEAIKSLRVRGAPALGAAGAYGIALAATLSSASNMDALTKDLQIAAKTIKATRPTAVNLAWGVDRTMDAISDAFDLDGIKDVVLSEAKNIADEDVATNKKLGKHGAKLLEDGDTVMTHCNAGKMACVDWGTALGVIRSAIEAGKEIKVISCETRPLNQGGRITTWELMQDNIDVTLITDSMSGHVMSKGMVDKVIVGADRITGDAVFNKIGTYTHSVLAREHEIPFFVAAPISTFDPNNWEDTVTIEERDANELRFFKDVQIAPVDVKVYNPAFDATPMENVTAVITEKGVFYPPFLLDELLA; translated from the coding sequence ATGAGAACCATAGACTGGAATGATGAATCAGCTTCAATCGTAATGATAGACCAGACACTCCTGCCAATGGAGTATAAAGTCATCGAATGCAAAACATTTGCCTCATTATGCGAGGCTATCAAGTCCCTGCGCGTGCGGGGTGCTCCTGCACTTGGGGCTGCCGGTGCCTATGGTATAGCACTTGCAGCGACACTTAGCAGTGCCAGCAATATGGACGCACTCACAAAGGACCTGCAAATAGCTGCAAAGACCATTAAGGCAACACGTCCCACTGCAGTGAACCTTGCATGGGGTGTTGACAGGACAATGGACGCAATATCGGATGCTTTTGACCTCGATGGCATCAAGGACGTAGTACTCTCCGAAGCAAAGAATATCGCTGACGAAGACGTGGCAACCAACAAGAAACTTGGAAAACACGGAGCAAAGTTGCTTGAAGACGGGGATACTGTCATGACTCACTGCAATGCAGGGAAGATGGCATGCGTTGATTGGGGAACAGCACTTGGAGTTATTCGTTCTGCTATCGAGGCAGGTAAAGAGATAAAAGTCATTTCCTGCGAGACAAGACCACTAAACCAGGGCGGCAGGATAACTACATGGGAACTCATGCAGGACAACATAGATGTGACACTTATCACTGATTCAATGTCAGGACATGTTATGAGCAAGGGCATGGTGGACAAGGTGATAGTGGGCGCAGACAGGATAACTGGAGATGCAGTCTTCAATAAGATAGGGACCTACACACACTCCGTGCTTGCAAGAGAACATGAGATACCTTTCTTTGTTGCAGCGCCCATATCCACCTTTGACCCGAATAACTGGGAAGACACCGTTACCATCGAAGAGAGAGATGCCAATGAGTTGCGTTTCTTCAAGGATGTGCAAATAGCACCGGTGGATGTGAAGGTCTATAATCCCGCATTCGATGCGACACCAATGGAGAATGTGACCGCTGTCATCACAGAGAAGGGAGTATTCTATCCGCCATTCCTGCTGGACGAACTCCTTGCATGA
- a CDS encoding HD domain-containing protein — MQKPLIIHDPVHKTVILDEFEQMLLSTRHVQRLRNIQQLGLVDHVYPGANHTRFEHSIGTMHMASVIGQSLSLEGEDIRKIRVAGLLHDVGHSAFSHAVEDVLKRNPQLQPVIEGKKFIKHEAFSKDIISRTLPQDNYIARYVKSEFGTDPFDFFDEISRMATGDAQSISKPYLAQIIAGDVDADRIDFLLRDSYHTGVSFGLIDVDQIIGSLIIKNGTVVLGSSDGSGYGSDMALTAAESLLISRAHHYTAIIHNPKTQAARVMLLYALEDALEHFRTGSGTEAAKNEIVRFFTEYNDIDLLNFIRSNASEKSLKLLNDLRDGRLYVPVARLSQKIIRPSTRMALSTIARHGVATKRLEARLARELGDVLVDLTVASGVPKSMRVAMDHEDGFFYDESALANGLVRAISRQLSLTAFSHPDVVTDKDSVAVLSELRRVVDDLSPRLLNFTREDQYLPIEGIILLFYAVHNLFVDEKPEFISIPRLRHITWLYRTIRELSTFPKLRNLFDYSFHERYGFPYCEKVFEDIQVLVAMGIVDEDLRYYEKDERFRQSYEYVLTWEGVEYAGTLADAYRPEFDEMMSHLSMNKHSITRDIVTIPSNRYVSKKRPTGVK, encoded by the coding sequence ATGCAAAAACCCCTGATAATTCATGATCCTGTTCACAAGACCGTCATTCTTGATGAGTTCGAGCAGATGCTCCTGAGCACCAGGCATGTACAGCGCCTGCGTAACATCCAGCAACTGGGGTTAGTTGATCATGTATATCCGGGTGCTAATCATACTCGTTTTGAGCATAGTATCGGAACCATGCACATGGCATCGGTTATCGGACAATCCCTTTCACTTGAGGGCGAGGACATACGCAAGATAAGGGTTGCAGGTCTCCTGCATGATGTTGGACATTCTGCTTTTTCTCATGCAGTTGAGGATGTGCTGAAGCGCAACCCTCAGTTACAGCCGGTAATCGAGGGGAAGAAGTTCATAAAACATGAGGCTTTCTCAAAAGATATTATTTCCCGGACACTGCCACAGGATAATTATATCGCAAGATATGTGAAGTCCGAGTTTGGCACAGACCCGTTCGACTTCTTTGATGAAATATCAAGGATGGCTACAGGCGATGCACAGTCTATTTCAAAACCGTATCTTGCCCAGATAATTGCAGGTGACGTGGATGCCGACAGGATAGATTTCCTTCTGCGTGATTCATATCATACGGGTGTTTCATTCGGACTCATAGACGTTGACCAGATAATAGGCAGTCTCATCATCAAGAATGGAACTGTTGTGCTGGGAAGCTCGGATGGTTCAGGTTACGGAAGTGACATGGCTCTCACGGCTGCCGAATCCCTGCTGATATCCCGCGCTCATCATTATACTGCTATTATCCATAATCCAAAAACCCAGGCTGCCCGGGTGATGTTGCTCTATGCACTTGAGGATGCACTTGAGCATTTCAGAACTGGGTCGGGAACAGAAGCTGCAAAGAATGAAATTGTTCGCTTCTTCACAGAATACAATGACATTGACCTGCTCAATTTCATAAGGTCAAATGCATCTGAAAAGTCTCTTAAGTTACTGAATGACCTGCGTGACGGCAGGTTGTATGTTCCGGTTGCCAGACTTAGCCAGAAGATAATCAGGCCTTCTACAAGAATGGCGCTCTCAACCATTGCGCGGCATGGTGTAGCCACAAAAAGGCTTGAGGCCAGACTTGCCCGGGAACTCGGTGATGTCCTTGTAGACCTTACGGTAGCCTCAGGTGTTCCCAAGAGCATGCGCGTTGCAATGGATCATGAGGATGGTTTCTTCTACGATGAATCGGCGCTTGCCAACGGTCTGGTAAGGGCAATATCCAGGCAGTTATCACTCACTGCTTTCTCACATCCTGATGTGGTTACGGATAAAGACTCGGTTGCTGTGCTTTCTGAATTGCGTAGGGTGGTTGATGATCTTTCTCCCCGTCTCCTTAATTTCACCCGTGAGGACCAGTATCTGCCCATAGAGGGCATAATTCTGTTATTCTATGCCGTGCACAATCTTTTCGTAGATGAAAAACCGGAATTCATATCAATTCCGCGTCTTCGGCATATTACCTGGCTGTACCGCACCATTCGTGAGCTAAGCACGTTCCCAAAGCTCAGGAATCTTTTCGATTATTCCTTCCATGAAAGGTACGGTTTCCCCTACTGTGAGAAGGTCTTTGAGGACATACAGGTGCTCGTTGCCATGGGTATTGTTGATGAGGATCTGCGTTACTATGAAAAAGATGAAAGGTTCCGGCAGAGTTATGAATATGTGCTGACATGGGAAGGGGTTGAATATGCAGGGACACTTGCAGATGCCTACCGGCCTGAATTCGATGAAATGATGTCTCATCTTTCCATGAATAAACATTCTATCACAAGGGATATTGTTACTATTCCCTCTAACCGGTATGTTTCAAAAAAACGTCCTACAGGTGTAAAATAA
- a CDS encoding tRNA (adenine-N1)-methyltransferase: protein MLTGELVLLKTSHRDKVREFIVKVSDDQLHTDFGIIELSSLADKVPGDTVVSHKGQEFTIQRPKMPDFFRHAKRTGAPMMPKDIGMIIAYTGLNKNDVVLDAGTGSGILTMYLGSIAKRVVTYEVRDDFVGVARKNVENAGLDNVELRCGDIVEEIKNLDEKFDVITLDTQNSKDVIPHVRNVLYPGGFLATYSPFFEQTKEIRDAIEAANFYEVMTFECSEREISFSSRGTRPSTSKVGHTGFITIARA from the coding sequence ATGTTAACTGGTGAATTGGTTTTGTTAAAGACCTCCCACAGGGATAAGGTCAGAGAGTTCATCGTAAAAGTATCCGATGATCAACTACACACGGATTTCGGTATAATCGAACTGTCCTCTCTTGCGGACAAGGTCCCTGGTGACACAGTGGTGTCACACAAAGGTCAGGAGTTCACCATTCAACGTCCAAAGATGCCAGATTTTTTCCGTCATGCAAAAAGAACAGGGGCTCCGATGATGCCCAAGGACATAGGCATGATAATTGCCTATACAGGTCTCAATAAAAACGACGTTGTTCTGGATGCGGGTACAGGGTCAGGTATACTCACAATGTATCTTGGTTCAATTGCAAAACGCGTTGTAACTTATGAGGTCAGGGATGACTTCGTAGGAGTTGCCCGTAAAAATGTTGAAAACGCCGGTCTGGATAATGTGGAACTTCGCTGCGGTGACATCGTTGAAGAAATAAAGAACCTCGATGAGAAATTCGATGTCATAACTCTTGACACTCAGAATTCAAAGGATGTCATTCCCCATGTAAGGAATGTACTGTATCCTGGGGGTTTCCTTGCTACATATTCTCCATTCTTTGAACAGACAAAAGAGATACGTGATGCAATTGAAGCTGCAAATTTCTATGAAGTGATGACCTTTGAGTGCTCAGAACGTGAGATATCCTTTTCATCAAGAGGTACGCGACCATCAACTTCAAAAGTAGGGCACACGGGCTTTATTACAATAGCAAGAGCCTGA
- the radB gene encoding DNA repair and recombination protein RadB — MYKITEKLSSGCKPIDELLGGGFEAGVVTQIYGEAGSGKTNLCLQLAVECVKKGKKVIYIDTEAISPDRFKQIAGENAKDIAQQIIIFEPHNFEEQYAAVLEIEKLISDRIGLIIVDSATAFYRLELDQEESSIRTRRELANQIGFVHGIARKHRIVAVMTNQVYSDISTGNVRPIGGSGIEHISKTIIQLEKAGDGKRRAKLWKHRSLPEGRTCEFTITGEGVR, encoded by the coding sequence GTGTACAAGATAACTGAAAAACTAAGCTCCGGCTGCAAGCCTATTGACGAACTTCTGGGAGGAGGATTTGAGGCAGGCGTCGTGACACAGATATATGGAGAAGCCGGAAGCGGGAAGACCAATCTTTGCCTTCAGCTTGCAGTTGAATGTGTTAAAAAAGGAAAAAAGGTCATCTACATAGATACTGAAGCTATTTCCCCTGACAGATTCAAGCAAATAGCCGGAGAGAATGCAAAAGACATTGCACAGCAAATAATCATCTTTGAACCTCACAATTTTGAAGAACAGTACGCTGCTGTTTTAGAAATAGAGAAACTCATCTCAGACAGGATCGGCCTTATAATAGTAGATTCTGCAACTGCTTTTTACAGATTGGAGCTTGACCAGGAAGAATCAAGCATCAGAACCAGAAGAGAACTGGCAAATCAGATAGGTTTTGTACACGGGATTGCGCGCAAACACAGGATCGTGGCTGTTATGACCAATCAGGTCTACAGTGATATTTCAACAGGCAACGTAAGACCAATAGGCGGCAGTGGCATAGAACACATATCAAAAACCATCATCCAGCTTGAAAAAGCAGGGGATGGTAAAAGACGTGCAAAACTATGGAAACACCGCTCACTTCCAGAAGGCAGAACCTGCGAGTTCACCATCACCGGTGAAGGCGTGAGATAA
- a CDS encoding glutaredoxin family protein: MVEVVIYTTKTCPKCEQLKKVLTSKEVAFTTADMSTPEALTELKFNGVFTMTAPVLQIGDEFLTHKELFNGPDVNLEVLGSII; encoded by the coding sequence ATGGTTGAAGTGGTTATATATACAACAAAGACTTGCCCGAAATGCGAGCAACTGAAGAAGGTACTTACGTCAAAGGAAGTTGCTTTCACAACTGCAGATATGTCTACTCCTGAAGCTTTGACCGAACTTAAATTCAATGGTGTTTTCACCATGACTGCCCCGGTACTCCAGATCGGCGATGAATTTTTAACACATAAGGAACTGTTCAATGGTCCTGACGTGAATCTGGAAGTCCTGGGTAGCATAATCTAA
- the nrdD gene encoding anaerobic ribonucleoside-triphosphate reductase, with translation MPVHAEENERTDISMTPLTKQHAIQKTLDGHDISIMPKVRTTAGHMVDWDRSVIVNQLLKETKLAERFHGKPGIEKDEAHDIAKEVERLIRSLDLKFLSGPLIREIVNMELLQRGHVEWRNVSTRIGTPVYDACEIDLGSGFEANDNANLQENAETSHKKKADKISKEQYLLLLPPKLADMHLNGDIHIHDLEYLGTRAFCQDWDLRYFFYYGLMPDGSGAKASVAGPAMKAEVAILHAVKALGSAQTNFAGGQGFYNFLTFLAPYLEGKSYNDIKQLMQMFVYEMTQMMVARGGQVVFSSVQLSPGVPKLWKDKPAVYKGRVHDGTNGTQKRTYSEFEREVRLSFQALMDVMIEGDNWGKPFNFPKPEISIEPDFMQEDEFFNKAHPDLPGYEALYDMTFELAAKFGTPYFDNQLPEYRGSGEGISCYQCCAYQFSANADADDSFDDKLLFKDGKHFSMGSWQVVSLNCPRAAYRANGDDSVLFADLKNLMDQCIGLFKTKRSWMDNIIENNRMPFATQRPKDPITGEKGAVAVDIDALVCTIGVIGINEMVQYHTGSQLHESKDSFKFAIRVMTEMEMYANELSQKHGLEIALARTPAETTGQRFSVSDMLHEEYRDCVLEVVKGDKEAALANLRKTTDLPVYYTNGTHVPPGANISLIDRMNIEHVFFPIVDGGNICHIWMGEGAPDAKGLKEFAMNIAKNTQIGYFAFTKDMTVCLDDFHMMSGLKGACDNCGSSHVEQMSRVTGYVQAVGGWNNGKRQELADRMRYSSSDMI, from the coding sequence ATGCCGGTTCACGCAGAGGAAAATGAGAGGACAGATATCAGTATGACACCATTAACAAAACAGCATGCTATACAGAAGACACTCGATGGCCATGATATCTCTATAATGCCAAAGGTGCGTACCACAGCAGGTCACATGGTCGATTGGGACCGTAGTGTAATTGTCAATCAGTTGCTGAAGGAGACAAAGCTTGCTGAGAGGTTCCATGGCAAACCTGGCATCGAAAAGGATGAGGCTCATGACATTGCAAAAGAAGTAGAGCGTCTTATCAGAAGCCTTGATCTTAAGTTTCTTTCAGGTCCACTTATAAGAGAGATCGTGAACATGGAACTTCTTCAGAGGGGCCATGTTGAATGGAGAAATGTCTCCACAAGGATAGGTACTCCTGTATATGATGCCTGTGAGATTGACCTCGGAAGTGGGTTTGAGGCAAATGACAACGCAAATCTCCAGGAAAATGCTGAAACCTCCCATAAGAAGAAAGCTGATAAGATTTCCAAGGAACAATATTTGCTTCTCTTGCCTCCAAAACTTGCTGACATGCACCTTAACGGTGATATTCACATTCATGATCTTGAGTACCTCGGAACCCGTGCATTCTGCCAGGACTGGGATCTCAGGTATTTCTTCTATTATGGTCTCATGCCAGACGGTTCAGGTGCAAAGGCAAGTGTCGCCGGTCCTGCAATGAAGGCAGAGGTAGCTATACTCCATGCAGTGAAGGCTCTGGGAAGTGCACAGACCAATTTCGCAGGTGGCCAGGGATTCTATAATTTCCTGACATTCCTTGCTCCATACCTTGAGGGCAAGAGTTACAATGATATAAAACAGCTCATGCAGATGTTCGTGTACGAGATGACCCAGATGATGGTAGCCCGTGGCGGACAGGTCGTGTTCTCCTCCGTTCAGCTGTCTCCGGGTGTACCAAAACTCTGGAAGGATAAGCCAGCTGTTTACAAGGGACGCGTACATGACGGTACCAACGGTACCCAGAAGCGCACCTACAGTGAGTTCGAGCGTGAGGTACGTCTTTCATTCCAGGCACTTATGGACGTAATGATCGAAGGTGACAACTGGGGTAAACCTTTCAATTTCCCCAAGCCTGAGATATCCATCGAGCCAGACTTCATGCAGGAGGATGAATTCTTCAACAAGGCACATCCTGACCTTCCGGGCTATGAGGCACTCTATGACATGACCTTTGAACTTGCAGCAAAGTTCGGTACTCCGTATTTCGATAACCAGCTACCTGAATACAGAGGTTCAGGGGAAGGTATATCCTGTTATCAATGCTGTGCATATCAGTTCTCAGCAAACGCTGATGCAGATGACAGTTTTGATGACAAGCTCCTGTTCAAGGATGGAAAACATTTCTCAATGGGTTCCTGGCAGGTCGTGTCCCTTAACTGCCCAAGGGCAGCATACAGGGCTAACGGTGACGATTCTGTCCTGTTTGCAGACCTCAAGAATCTTATGGATCAGTGTATAGGTCTCTTCAAGACAAAGCGCAGCTGGATGGATAACATCATCGAGAATAACAGGATGCCTTTTGCAACACAGAGGCCAAAAGATCCTATAACAGGTGAAAAGGGTGCTGTTGCAGTTGATATTGATGCACTTGTCTGTACAATAGGTGTTATAGGCATCAATGAAATGGTGCAATATCACACAGGTTCCCAGCTACATGAGTCTAAGGATTCATTCAAATTCGCCATCAGAGTGATGACTGAGATGGAAATGTACGCTAATGAGCTCAGCCAGAAACATGGCCTGGAAATAGCTCTTGCACGTACTCCTGCTGAAACTACAGGTCAGAGATTCTCCGTGTCCGACATGCTTCATGAGGAATACCGGGATTGTGTACTCGAAGTTGTGAAGGGTGACAAGGAAGCCGCTCTTGCGAACCTCAGAAAGACCACTGATCTGCCTGTCTATTACACCAATGGTACTCATGTACCTCCGGGTGCCAACATATCACTGATTGACAGGATGAACATTGAGCATGTGTTCTTCCCTATCGTTGACGGAGGAAACATCTGTCATATCTGGATGGGTGAAGGTGCTCCTGATGCAAAGGGCCTTAAGGAGTTCGCAATGAACATTGCAAAGAACACCCAGATAGGTTACTTTGCCTTCACCAAGGACATGACCGTATGTCTTGATGACTTCCACATGATGTCCGGCCTGAAGGGAGCATGTGACAACTGTGGTTCCTCACATGTTGAGCAGATGTCCAGAGTAACCGGATATGTGCAGGCTGTCGGTGGATGGAACAATGGTAAGAGGCAGGAACTTGCAGACAGGATGCGCTACAGCTCCTCAGACATGATCTGA